In the Plectropomus leopardus isolate mb unplaced genomic scaffold, YSFRI_Pleo_2.0 unplaced_scaffold14033, whole genome shotgun sequence genome, one interval contains:
- the LOC121964104 gene encoding death domain-containing protein CRADD-like — protein sequence MDPAHRALLRTHRLELSGQLLVSDTIVPVLYQEDILTDRQVEDIESQPTDRQKTLKLLDILPNRGPRAFGCFLRSLEDFSWVRDKLLQELDSPGPGARSTGETRAGSTGETHKHTCYRLYVVMKNWKSHGI from the coding sequence ATGGACCCGGCACACAGAGCCCTGCTGCGGACTCACAGGCTGGAACTGTCCGGGCAGCTGCTGGTCAGCGACACCATCGTTCCGGTTCTGTACCAGGAGGACATTTTGAcggacagacaggtggaggaCATCGAGTCTCAgccgacagacagacagaagacacTGAAGCTGTTGGACATCTTGCCGAACCGCGGGCCCCGGGCCTTCGGCTGCTTCCTGCGGTCCCTGGAGGACTTCAGCTGGGTCCgagacaaactgctgcaggagCTGGACTCACCTGGACCCGGAGCCAGATCCACAGGTGAGACCAGAGCTGGGTCTACAGGTGAGacccacaaacacacctgtTACAGGCTCTATGTGGTCatgaaaaactggaaaagtcatggaatttga